One window of the Pedobacter ginsengisoli genome contains the following:
- a CDS encoding DUF393 domain-containing protein, with the protein MKSLKNHLILFDAECPMCKLYTKGFTKVGMLDPTGAQPYQNMPQNVCPYVDQQRAVNEIALVDTETGQVSYGIHSLFKVLANSIPFLGPLFSLKPFIWIMSKVYAFVSYNRKVIIPAEITKDSFAIQPTFKLKYRIAYLLFTWFMASLILTHYAGLLKDLMPVGDAYREYFICGGQIVFQAIVVGILAWDKKWEYLGNMMTISFAGSLLLLPALLTAKFLVLPALFYVIYFMGVAGIMFLEHLRRMGILKLGYIPTLTWVLYRIIVLLLILFI; encoded by the coding sequence ATGAAAAGCTTAAAAAACCATTTGATCCTTTTTGATGCGGAATGCCCTATGTGTAAGCTGTATACTAAGGGTTTTACTAAGGTTGGAATGCTTGATCCTACGGGAGCACAACCTTATCAGAACATGCCTCAAAATGTTTGTCCTTATGTGGATCAGCAAAGGGCAGTTAATGAAATTGCACTGGTTGATACTGAAACAGGGCAGGTAAGTTATGGCATACATAGCCTGTTTAAAGTGCTTGCAAATTCAATCCCATTTTTAGGTCCACTGTTTTCTCTTAAGCCTTTTATCTGGATAATGAGTAAAGTGTATGCCTTTGTATCTTATAACAGGAAGGTAATAATACCAGCAGAAATTACAAAAGACAGCTTTGCCATTCAGCCTACCTTTAAATTGAAGTATCGCATTGCGTATCTATTATTTACCTGGTTCATGGCTAGCCTTATCCTTACACATTATGCTGGTTTATTAAAAGATTTGATGCCGGTCGGGGATGCTTACAGAGAATATTTTATTTGTGGTGGGCAGATTGTTTTTCAGGCCATCGTAGTGGGTATTCTAGCTTGGGATAAGAAATGGGAATATCTGGGTAATATGATGACGATATCTTTTGCCGGTTCTTTATTGTTGCTTCCTGCATTGTTAACAGCTAAGTTCCTGGTATTGCCTGCTCTTTTTTACGTCATTTACTTTATGGGAGTAGCTGGTATTATGTTTCTGGAACATTTGAGAAGAATGGGCATTTTAAAGTTAGGATATATACCTACCTTAACCTGGGTACTGTACAGAATAATTGTTCTTTTACTGATCTTGTTTATCTAA
- a CDS encoding tetratricopeptide repeat protein: protein MTQNIHFSEEGKQAEIPIKKANYKSYIIWGSVAVVLIISLFIWAPWSSGLYNKFAISKQMSVTERGESAGVLTKAAELYNSGDYTAARKIMQTEYMSNPQDPLLSYYFSITLIKNSQEHEARTVLKKLYEGESAFKYDAAYYVALSYIKQDNKKEALIWLSKIPQGTPNYEKAKELSGKL, encoded by the coding sequence ATGACTCAGAATATACATTTTTCGGAAGAAGGTAAGCAGGCAGAAATTCCTATTAAAAAAGCTAACTATAAATCTTATATCATATGGGGTAGTGTAGCTGTGGTTTTAATAATAAGCTTGTTTATTTGGGCACCATGGTCTTCTGGTTTGTATAACAAATTCGCTATTAGTAAACAAATGTCGGTAACCGAGCGTGGAGAAAGTGCAGGAGTGCTTACTAAAGCTGCCGAGTTATATAACTCAGGAGATTACACTGCAGCGCGTAAAATAATGCAAACAGAATACATGAGTAACCCTCAGGATCCATTGCTGTCATACTATTTTTCAATTACATTGATAAAGAATTCTCAGGAACATGAGGCAAGAACAGTACTAAAAAAATTGTATGAAGGAGAGTCGGCATTTAAATACGATGCAGCCTACTATGTGGCATTGAGTTATATTAAACAAGACAATAAAAAAGAGGCCTTAATTTGGTTATCCAAAATTCCTCAAGGCACTCCGAATTACGAAAAAGCAAAAGAACTTTCAGGTAAATTGTAA
- the glgB gene encoding 1,4-alpha-glucan branching protein GlgB, giving the protein MEVLAYSLFSDFDISLFISGKHFRLYEKFGAHLIQHNNTNGTYFAVWAPNAQAVNVTGNFNQWNKTSHQLNRRLDSSGIWEGFIPNIGKGEVYKYAIKGFDGTDIEKGDPFATKWEHPPRTASIVWDTDYAWKDKTWLNKRPKVNVLNKPMSVYEVHLGSWQRDPSEPKRVLTYKEIAVSLVPYVLDMGFTHVELMPIMEYPYYPSWGYQITGYFAASSRHGTPQELMFLIEELHKNNIGVILDWVPSHFPGDAHGLFKFDGTHLYEHADMRKGFHPDWKSYIFNYDRNEVRSFLISNAMYWLDKFHADGLRVDAVASMLYFDFSRKAEEAATNEFGGSENLGATLFLKDLNEAVYGSFEGIHTIAEESSTYPGVTHPVFAGGLGFGMKWMMGWMNDTLKYFKNDPVNRKYHHHQLTFSITYAFSENFMLPFSHDEVVHGKSSMIYKMPGDEWQKFANLRVLYAYMFTQPGTKLLFMGNEFAQTHEWDFKNSLDWHLLQHPPHLGMQKTVRAINKLYKSEPALYEHSFSHEGFEWINADDAQHSVYIYIRKGLKAKDTLIVILNLTPVYRENYLVGLPFKAKWKEIFNTDAKEFFGSGKLNEDVLLPLQETCHGREYSISLNIPPLGALVLKQAK; this is encoded by the coding sequence ATGGAAGTGCTTGCCTATAGTTTATTTAGCGATTTTGATATCTCATTATTTATTTCAGGCAAGCATTTTAGGCTGTATGAGAAATTTGGTGCACACCTGATACAGCACAACAATACTAACGGAACTTATTTTGCTGTCTGGGCACCTAATGCCCAGGCGGTAAATGTAACCGGCAATTTTAACCAATGGAATAAAACATCACACCAACTTAACAGACGATTAGATTCTTCTGGTATATGGGAGGGCTTTATTCCAAACATTGGTAAAGGTGAAGTATATAAATATGCCATTAAAGGATTTGATGGTACCGATATAGAAAAAGGTGACCCTTTTGCTACTAAATGGGAGCATCCACCAAGAACTGCTTCCATTGTTTGGGATACTGATTACGCCTGGAAGGATAAAACATGGCTCAACAAGCGCCCAAAAGTTAATGTATTAAATAAGCCAATGTCGGTTTATGAAGTGCACCTCGGCTCATGGCAGCGCGATCCATCAGAACCCAAAAGGGTATTAACCTATAAAGAAATAGCAGTAAGCCTGGTGCCTTATGTACTGGATATGGGCTTTACCCATGTAGAACTTATGCCTATCATGGAATATCCATATTACCCTTCATGGGGATACCAGATTACAGGTTACTTTGCCGCAAGTTCCAGACATGGAACCCCACAGGAGTTAATGTTCCTGATAGAGGAGCTGCATAAAAACAATATAGGTGTTATATTAGACTGGGTTCCTTCGCATTTCCCAGGTGATGCACATGGACTTTTTAAGTTTGATGGTACTCATTTGTATGAGCATGCTGATATGCGTAAAGGATTTCATCCCGATTGGAAATCATACATCTTTAATTACGACAGAAACGAGGTGCGGTCTTTCCTGATCAGTAATGCAATGTACTGGTTGGATAAGTTCCATGCCGATGGTTTACGTGTAGATGCTGTAGCATCTATGCTTTACTTTGATTTCTCCAGAAAGGCCGAAGAAGCTGCTACAAATGAGTTTGGCGGTAGCGAGAACCTTGGTGCAACATTGTTTCTTAAAGACCTTAACGAAGCCGTATATGGTTCCTTTGAAGGCATACATACCATTGCTGAAGAAAGCAGTACTTATCCGGGAGTAACCCATCCTGTATTCGCCGGCGGACTGGGTTTTGGAATGAAATGGATGATGGGCTGGATGAATGATACGTTAAAATACTTTAAAAACGATCCTGTTAACCGAAAATACCATCATCATCAACTCACTTTTAGCATTACTTATGCCTTTAGTGAGAACTTTATGTTGCCTTTTTCTCATGATGAGGTAGTGCATGGCAAATCTTCTATGATTTATAAAATGCCTGGCGATGAGTGGCAAAAATTTGCCAATCTGCGTGTACTTTATGCTTATATGTTTACACAACCGGGCACAAAATTGCTTTTTATGGGTAATGAGTTTGCTCAAACCCATGAATGGGATTTTAAGAACTCGTTAGATTGGCACCTGCTACAACATCCTCCTCATTTAGGAATGCAGAAAACCGTAAGGGCTATTAATAAGTTATATAAATCTGAACCAGCTCTGTATGAGCATAGCTTTTCGCATGAAGGCTTTGAGTGGATCAATGCAGATGATGCACAGCATTCCGTTTACATTTACATTAGAAAAGGTTTAAAAGCAAAGGATACACTGATTGTGATTCTGAATCTTACTCCTGTTTACCGCGAGAACTACCTTGTAGGTTTACCATTTAAAGCCAAATGGAAAGAAATATTCAATACAGATGCTAAAGAGTTTTTTGGAAGCGGAAAGTTGAATGAAGACGTATTGCTTCCTCTACAAGAGACCTGCCATGGTAGGGAGTATTCTATTTCTTTAAATATTCCACCCTTAGGGGCATTGGTTTTAAAGCAAGCCAAGTAG
- a CDS encoding glycoside hydrolase family 31 protein, producing the protein MEENKELINNIITKETVDAPIQHLNNPVTDIKPIVKKYLSPVQSVTTAGNKFFFADGDAKVEIRVVSDEIIRVRLAPHGVFLDDFSYAVPVVDQKVTTFKFEELQDHYAISTNTVTCKVKKDDFHISFTDNLNHKVMSEDATPMHWEENIEFGGYYVYATKKCGAEENFYGLGDKSGNMNLRGRHFQNWNTDAYSFGWDQDPLYRTIPFYVGVNEQAAYGIFFDNTFRSYFDFGREDNSKTSFWADGGELQYYYIHGPHMMDVVKRYQTLTGTHPMPPKWALGYHQCRWSYYPEKKVKEIADGFRSRNIPCDAIYLDIDYMDGYRCFTWNKSHFPDPKRMIKELANDGFKTVVMIDPGIKVDDNYWVFKEGKENNYFCRRSDDYFMEGHVWPGRCQFPDFTNPTVREWWGNLYKELVDIGVAGVWNDMNEPAVFGSGTFPNDVRHNYDGYRGSHRKAHNVYGMQMVRSTYDGLKKLMRNKRPFTITRAGYSGMQRYGCVWTGDNVATWEHLKIGNIQCQRMSVSGVPFCGTDIGGFSGEPDPELFTRWIQLGTFSPFMRAHSAGDTAEREPWSFGEPYTSINRTYIELRYRLLPYLYSVFWEHHRYGFPILRPLVMLEQENISNGYRQDEFTFGDKILVCPVLEQGAASRMVYLPKGKWYNFWTHEILTGESEHSIATPLDHMPLFVRAGSVIPEYPVMQYVGEKDVDEVLLNVYFSEYEVNSFLFEDHGDTFAYEQDIYSEKKFSVKGTQYALTIEQTRSGLYTPNYELYNYNIVGLPFNVNKITVDDIEITDYALDELNCLRFKSNKNFTTIKIYN; encoded by the coding sequence ATGGAAGAAAATAAAGAATTAATAAACAATATAATTACTAAGGAAACTGTTGATGCACCGATACAGCACTTAAACAATCCGGTAACGGATATAAAACCCATAGTTAAAAAATACCTTAGCCCTGTACAAAGTGTTACTACCGCAGGAAACAAGTTTTTCTTTGCCGATGGCGATGCAAAAGTGGAAATAAGAGTAGTAAGCGACGAGATTATTAGAGTTAGACTTGCGCCTCATGGTGTTTTTCTGGATGATTTCTCTTATGCCGTTCCGGTGGTTGATCAGAAAGTTACCACATTTAAGTTCGAAGAGCTTCAGGACCATTACGCAATATCAACCAATACCGTTACCTGTAAGGTGAAAAAAGACGATTTTCATATCTCATTTACTGATAACCTGAATCATAAGGTGATGAGTGAGGATGCTACACCTATGCACTGGGAAGAAAACATAGAGTTTGGTGGTTACTATGTTTATGCCACTAAAAAATGCGGAGCAGAAGAGAACTTCTATGGTCTCGGAGATAAATCAGGAAACATGAACCTTAGAGGGCGTCATTTTCAAAACTGGAATACCGATGCATACTCATTTGGATGGGATCAGGATCCTTTATACCGCACCATTCCTTTTTACGTTGGCGTAAATGAACAGGCTGCATATGGGATTTTCTTCGATAATACTTTCCGTTCTTACTTTGATTTTGGAAGAGAAGACAACTCGAAAACCAGCTTCTGGGCAGATGGCGGCGAATTGCAATATTACTACATCCACGGGCCGCATATGATGGACGTGGTAAAAAGATACCAGACCTTAACGGGAACCCATCCAATGCCTCCAAAATGGGCCTTAGGTTATCACCAGTGCAGGTGGAGCTATTACCCTGAAAAAAAGGTTAAGGAAATAGCGGATGGGTTCAGATCACGTAACATCCCTTGCGATGCCATTTATCTGGATATTGATTATATGGACGGCTATCGTTGTTTTACCTGGAACAAAAGCCATTTCCCAGATCCGAAAAGAATGATTAAGGAACTTGCTAACGATGGTTTCAAAACTGTTGTAATGATAGATCCGGGTATCAAGGTTGATGACAACTATTGGGTATTTAAAGAAGGTAAAGAAAACAATTACTTCTGCCGCCGTAGTGACGACTATTTCATGGAAGGACATGTTTGGCCTGGCCGGTGTCAGTTCCCAGATTTTACCAATCCAACCGTTAGAGAGTGGTGGGGTAACTTGTACAAAGAACTTGTAGATATTGGTGTCGCCGGAGTATGGAATGATATGAATGAGCCTGCAGTATTTGGCTCTGGTACATTCCCTAACGATGTACGCCACAATTATGATGGTTACAGAGGCTCGCACCGCAAAGCCCATAATGTTTATGGCATGCAGATGGTTCGCTCAACTTACGACGGACTGAAAAAGCTAATGCGCAATAAGCGTCCGTTTACCATTACCCGTGCAGGGTATTCTGGTATGCAACGCTATGGTTGTGTGTGGACAGGCGACAATGTGGCTACATGGGAACATTTAAAAATTGGAAATATCCAATGTCAGCGTATGTCTGTTTCAGGTGTACCTTTCTGCGGAACAGATATAGGCGGTTTTAGCGGAGAACCTGATCCGGAATTGTTTACAAGATGGATACAGTTGGGTACATTCTCTCCATTTATGCGTGCCCATTCTGCAGGTGATACTGCCGAAAGAGAGCCATGGAGCTTCGGTGAGCCATACACCAGTATCAACAGAACATATATAGAATTAAGATACAGGTTGCTTCCTTATCTGTATTCCGTATTCTGGGAGCATCACCGTTATGGTTTCCCTATTTTAAGACCATTGGTAATGCTTGAGCAGGAAAACATCAGCAATGGGTACCGTCAGGATGAGTTCACATTTGGCGATAAAATATTGGTTTGTCCGGTTTTAGAGCAAGGTGCAGCATCCCGTATGGTTTACTTGCCGAAGGGAAAATGGTATAATTTCTGGACACACGAAATATTAACAGGCGAAAGTGAGCACAGCATTGCAACACCTCTGGATCATATGCCATTGTTTGTAAGAGCAGGCTCAGTAATACCTGAATATCCTGTAATGCAATACGTTGGCGAGAAGGATGTAGACGAAGTGCTACTGAATGTTTATTTTTCTGAATATGAAGTGAACTCATTTCTGTTCGAAGATCATGGCGATACTTTTGCTTATGAGCAGGACATTTACTCAGAGAAAAAGTTCAGTGTTAAAGGAACGCAGTATGCTTTAACCATTGAGCAGACCAGAAGCGGTTTGTATACTCCTAATTACGAGTTGTACAATTATAACATTGTTGGCTTACCATTCAACGTAAATAAGATCACGGTTGATGATATTGAAATAACCGATTATGCTTTGGATGAGCTTAATTGCTTACGTTTTAAATCAAATAAAAATTTCACCACAATAAAAATCTATAATTAA
- a CDS encoding TonB-dependent receptor, with protein sequence MNKTFTKAIFTFLLLSMSVLIAQAQNVIISGTVSDKATKEPIPGVGITVKGTTIATATNTNGKYTLTVKQAAPFTIVISYVGYASIEKEVTGNTSNLDFEIETTTVLGQEVVISASRTPERILESPVSVERMGPAVLKELSAPSFYDALTNMKGVEISAQSLTFKSINTRGFNSNGNTRFNQLVDGMDNQAPGLNFSVGNIIGISDLDLDNVELLPGASSALYGAGGISGTMLMTSKSPFDYQGASFSFKSGINHINDDNTGNQQYNQLDVRMAKAWNNKFAVKATFSYLQAKDWQADNYSNFDRTGRAFKAGDRSDPAYDGINVYGDESSQNMRSVVQQSIEPTIRAGILAASGGAFNPKTVLDNLPAGTSYPQYIGFINANVPAPLRPAVTNQYLPFYFGLKNSAILPNQEVTRTGYNENALVDYNTQSLKASGSLHYRFTPTIEGIAQVNWGSGTSVYTGSDRYSLRNFSIGQYKLELKGQDFFVRGYTTQERSGDSYISSILGAFINEASKKSQAWYPEYISTYIGAKLTTPGITDAQAHAAARNVADQGRFVPGSPQFEAAKDKIVNSTIASGTGARFDDKTNLYHYEGMYNFSNALNNVVELQVGASYRIYQLRSGGTIFDDLNHKIDINEYGAFAQIAKKMFADKFKLAVSGRYDKSSNFDGRFTPRVSGVLTVAPDNNIRVSFQTGYRNPTTQNQYIDLSVAGGLQRLIGGIPSMLNKYNMLTTNIPFTDVSYRAFLASVAAGTPDPTILKQYNFDPRGVRPESVQAYEVGYKGLLGSRFLIDAYAYYNTYKDFITAVDVFQRNPDNSFSKFGAPVNATGKVTSYGGALGLDYLIGGYNLSGNVSYNKLGDLPADYINDFNTPEVRYNLGLGNKEIIKNFGFNVNYRWQDKFYWNSSFASGDVPSFSTIDAQVNLKIPSVKSMIKLGGSNILNKYYFTSYGNPSIGALYYVGFTFNP encoded by the coding sequence ATGAATAAAACTTTTACAAAAGCAATCTTTACATTTTTGTTGCTTTCCATGTCCGTCTTGATAGCACAAGCACAAAATGTAATCATTAGTGGAACTGTTTCAGATAAAGCCACTAAGGAACCAATACCAGGTGTTGGGATTACTGTCAAAGGCACTACAATAGCAACGGCAACAAACACGAATGGTAAATATACCCTTACGGTTAAGCAGGCTGCTCCATTTACAATCGTTATTTCTTATGTTGGTTACGCCTCAATCGAGAAAGAAGTAACAGGGAATACCTCAAATTTAGATTTTGAAATAGAAACCACTACTGTTCTGGGGCAGGAGGTAGTTATTTCTGCATCAAGAACTCCTGAGCGTATTCTGGAATCACCGGTATCTGTAGAGCGGATGGGACCGGCGGTATTAAAAGAACTATCTGCACCATCATTTTATGATGCCCTTACCAATATGAAGGGGGTTGAGATCAGTGCACAGAGTTTAACTTTTAAATCAATAAATACCAGAGGGTTTAACTCTAATGGTAATACCCGTTTTAATCAGCTTGTTGACGGAATGGATAATCAGGCGCCAGGGTTAAATTTCTCGGTAGGTAACATTATTGGTATTTCAGATCTTGATCTAGACAACGTGGAGTTGCTTCCGGGAGCATCTTCGGCACTATATGGTGCCGGTGGTATTAGCGGTACCATGCTTATGACTTCAAAAAGCCCTTTCGATTACCAGGGTGCAAGCTTTTCTTTTAAATCAGGAATTAATCATATAAATGATGATAATACCGGAAATCAGCAGTACAATCAGTTAGATGTGCGGATGGCAAAAGCATGGAATAACAAGTTTGCTGTAAAAGCTACATTTTCATACCTACAGGCTAAAGACTGGCAGGCAGACAACTATAGTAACTTTGATCGTACGGGTCGTGCTTTTAAAGCAGGCGACCGATCAGATCCGGCTTACGATGGTATAAACGTTTATGGTGATGAAAGTTCGCAAAATATGCGCAGTGTAGTTCAGCAAAGCATTGAGCCTACAATACGTGCTGGTATTTTAGCAGCATCCGGAGGTGCATTTAATCCAAAAACTGTACTCGACAACCTTCCTGCGGGAACCAGTTATCCGCAGTATATAGGTTTTATAAATGCGAATGTGCCGGCTCCTTTGCGCCCAGCAGTAACTAATCAGTATCTGCCATTCTATTTCGGACTTAAAAATTCTGCCATTCTTCCAAATCAGGAAGTAACAAGAACTGGTTATAATGAAAATGCACTGGTTGATTACAATACCCAATCACTTAAAGCATCTGGTTCATTACACTACAGGTTTACACCTACAATAGAGGGTATTGCTCAGGTAAACTGGGGGTCAGGTACTTCGGTTTATACAGGTTCCGACAGATACTCATTGCGTAACTTTAGCATCGGACAGTATAAATTAGAACTAAAAGGACAGGATTTCTTTGTTAGGGGGTATACCACACAGGAACGTTCCGGTGATTCTTATATTTCTTCTATTTTGGGTGCGTTCATTAACGAGGCTTCAAAAAAATCACAAGCATGGTATCCTGAATACATCAGTACCTATATCGGAGCAAAACTTACAACTCCAGGAATTACTGATGCACAGGCCCACGCCGCTGCAAGAAACGTTGCCGATCAGGGGCGTTTTGTACCTGGTAGCCCACAGTTTGAGGCTGCAAAAGATAAAATCGTAAACAGTACAATTGCTTCTGGTACAGGTGCAAGATTTGATGATAAAACCAATTTGTATCACTACGAGGGTATGTACAATTTCTCAAATGCACTTAATAATGTAGTGGAATTGCAGGTTGGTGCATCCTACCGCATTTACCAATTGCGTTCAGGCGGAACTATTTTTGATGATCTTAACCATAAAATTGACATCAATGAGTATGGTGCATTTGCTCAGATCGCTAAAAAGATGTTTGCTGATAAGTTTAAACTGGCTGTATCTGGAAGGTATGATAAAAGCTCTAATTTTGACGGACGCTTTACACCAAGAGTATCAGGAGTACTTACAGTTGCACCAGATAATAACATCAGGGTTTCCTTTCAAACAGGTTACCGTAATCCAACAACCCAGAACCAGTATATTGACCTTTCTGTGGCTGGGGGCTTACAGCGACTTATTGGTGGAATACCAAGCATGCTGAACAAATACAATATGCTTACCACAAATATTCCTTTTACTGATGTAAGTTACCGTGCATTCCTTGCATCGGTTGCAGCAGGAACGCCAGATCCTACAATCTTAAAACAATACAATTTTGATCCGAGAGGAGTTCGTCCAGAGAGTGTTCAGGCTTACGAGGTGGGTTATAAAGGATTATTAGGCTCAAGATTCCTGATAGATGCCTACGCTTATTACAATACCTATAAAGACTTCATTACAGCGGTAGATGTTTTTCAGCGGAATCCGGACAATTCATTTTCTAAATTTGGCGCACCTGTAAATGCAACAGGCAAAGTAACTTCTTATGGAGGTGCATTAGGACTGGACTATTTAATCGGAGGTTATAACTTAAGTGGAAATGTATCGTACAATAAATTGGGCGATCTTCCTGCTGATTATATCAACGACTTTAATACACCGGAAGTGAGATATAACCTTGGCCTTGGTAACAAAGAGATCATTAAAAACTTTGGTTTCAATGTAAATTACCGCTGGCAGGATAAGTTTTACTGGAATTCGTCTTTTGCATCAGGAGATGTGCCTTCATTTAGTACCATCGATGCTCAGGTTAACTTAAAAATACCTTCAGTAAAATCAATGATCAAACTTGGAGGTTCAAATATTTTAAATAAATATTACTTCACTTCGTATGGTAACCCTTCAATAGGTGCGCTTTACTATGTAGGATTTACATTTAACCCATAA